The following are from one region of the Hymenobacter radiodurans genome:
- a CDS encoding RNA polymerase sigma factor, whose translation MEAFAYTDINAPLVERCRLGDRRAQAEIYKRYAKAMFNASLRITGDFAEAEDVLQESFLSAFRELHSYKGDSSFGSWLKRIVINKSINCLRNRRLQLVPLAEQHDSVGSEQDDDTDFTEVSWRADRLRRCIQELPDGYRVVLSLYLLEGYDHAEIAGILNITESTSKSQYSRARKKLLELGRQHGL comes from the coding sequence ATGGAGGCTTTTGCGTATACTGATATCAACGCCCCATTGGTGGAGCGTTGCCGTTTGGGCGACCGCCGTGCCCAAGCTGAAATCTATAAGCGCTACGCGAAGGCGATGTTCAATGCCTCCCTGCGCATCACCGGCGACTTTGCCGAGGCGGAGGACGTGTTGCAGGAGTCGTTTCTGAGCGCGTTTCGTGAACTGCATAGCTACAAAGGCGACTCGTCGTTCGGGAGCTGGCTCAAGCGCATCGTCATTAATAAAAGTATTAACTGCCTGCGCAATCGGCGCTTGCAGTTAGTTCCTCTGGCCGAACAGCACGATTCGGTTGGCTCCGAGCAGGACGACGATACCGACTTTACGGAAGTAAGTTGGCGAGCCGACCGCTTGCGGCGCTGCATTCAGGAACTACCCGATGGCTACCGCGTAGTACTCTCATTGTATCTGCTTGAAGGCTATGACCACGCCGAAATAGCAGGCATTTTGAATATAACTGAATCAACCTCTAAATCACAGTATAGCAGAGCCCGAAAAAAATTGTTGGAACTAGGGCGCCAGCACGGATTGTAA
- the map gene encoding type I methionyl aminopeptidase: MSITSHIDLIGLQRISEAVGTTLKQMREYAQPGMTTKELDDYGGRILAAFGAKSAPRLTYGFPGWTCISVNNEVAHGIPSVRKVLQPGDLVNIDVSAEMGGYWADNGGSFVLGPDIHQHQPLVDASRQILRIALSRIRGGVRIADIGGLIEGEARKAGFRVIKNLVGHGIGRSLHEEPTEIPCFYDRYNRKRFQKNSVVAIETFISTRATLAHSLSDGWTMATKDGSFVAQHEHTIVITDGQPLILTEANCIWE, encoded by the coding sequence ATGTCCATCACATCTCACATAGACTTAATCGGCCTTCAGCGCATTAGCGAAGCCGTTGGCACCACTCTGAAGCAAATGCGCGAATACGCTCAGCCGGGCATGACAACCAAAGAGCTAGACGACTATGGCGGACGTATTTTGGCCGCCTTCGGGGCTAAATCGGCGCCGCGGCTTACCTATGGCTTTCCGGGCTGGACGTGCATTAGCGTGAATAATGAAGTGGCGCACGGTATTCCCTCGGTCCGCAAGGTGCTGCAGCCCGGCGACCTGGTGAACATTGACGTCTCAGCAGAGATGGGCGGCTACTGGGCCGATAACGGCGGCTCCTTCGTGCTCGGGCCCGATATTCACCAGCATCAACCTTTGGTCGATGCCTCCCGCCAGATCCTGCGCATCGCACTCAGCCGCATTCGAGGCGGCGTACGTATTGCCGATATCGGTGGGCTAATTGAAGGTGAAGCGCGCAAAGCGGGTTTTCGGGTGATCAAGAACCTAGTGGGGCACGGAATTGGTCGCAGCCTGCACGAGGAACCCACGGAAATTCCCTGCTTCTATGACCGCTACAACCGCAAGCGCTTCCAGAAGAACTCGGTGGTAGCGATAGAGACGTTTATTTCCACCCGCGCTACACTGGCTCATTCGCTCAGCGACGGTTGGACGATGGCTACCAAAGATGGCAGCTTTGTGGCTCAGCACGAGCACACCATTGTGATTACGGATGGCCAGCCCCTTATTCTCACGGAGGCGAACTGCATTTGGGAGTAA